From a single Fusobacterium pseudoperiodonticum genomic region:
- a CDS encoding TrmH family RNA methyltransferase has product MEIIESKENKLIKFLKKLKQKKYRDAEGQFLAEGHKFLDYDTVPEIIIVREDVKDLYIEKLDRFECKKILVNEKLFQELSSQENSQGIIIVYSKKNNDLNSLSNNLVILDDVADPGNLGTIIRLCDATNFKDIILTKGTVDAYNEKVIRATMGSILNVNLFYLEKQEIIKLLKENNYSIIATYLDKEALPYNKIKLKEKNAVIFGNEGRGICDEFVSISDCKTVIPILSNTESLNVAVASAIILYKFREIEGLI; this is encoded by the coding sequence ATGGAAATTATAGAGAGCAAAGAAAATAAATTAATAAAATTTTTAAAAAAATTAAAACAAAAAAAATATAGAGATGCTGAAGGACAATTTTTAGCTGAAGGACATAAATTTTTAGATTATGATACTGTACCTGAGATAATAATTGTTAGAGAAGATGTTAAAGATTTATATATAGAAAAATTAGATAGATTTGAATGTAAAAAAATTTTAGTCAATGAAAAGCTTTTTCAAGAATTGAGTTCACAAGAAAACTCACAGGGAATAATCATTGTGTATTCTAAAAAAAATAATGACTTAAATTCTTTATCAAATAATTTAGTGATTTTAGATGATGTTGCAGATCCAGGTAATTTGGGAACTATTATTAGACTTTGTGATGCTACAAACTTTAAAGATATAATTTTAACTAAGGGAACAGTTGATGCCTATAATGAAAAAGTTATAAGAGCAACTATGGGTTCTATTCTAAATGTCAATCTTTTCTATTTAGAAAAACAAGAAATTATAAAACTTTTAAAGGAAAATAACTATTCTATAATAGCTACTTATTTAGATAAAGAAGCACTGCCATACAATAAAATTAAATTAAAAGAAAAAAATGCTGTAATTTTTGGAAATGAAGGTCGTGGAATTTGTGATGAATTTGTAAGTATAAGTGATTGCAAAACTGTTATTCCTATACTGTCAAATACAGAATCATTAAATGTTGCAGTTGCATCTGCTATAATTTTATATAAATTTAGAGAAATAGAGGGACTTATATAA
- a CDS encoding N-acetylmuramoyl-L-alanine amidase → MKKILALLSLLIFMVACSSSDTPVRETKGISTSRRTSSSSIGSMGKFKVDSDTYVSLGRNERIQFVVVHYTATNNEYSIKELISNRVSAHFLVLDEDDNMIYNLVPLDQRAWHAGASSFRGRTNLNDTSIGIEIVSDGIARDRRNDPNRYPPYDAYLEYKPIQIEKVAQIIKYVAARYNIPARNIVAHSDIAPSRKKDPGAKFPWKELYEKYDIGAWYNESDKQAFMNEEKFNATSISDIKEELRKYGYEINRTNEWDRDSRDVVYAFQLHFNPKNATGNMDLETFAILKALNKKYPN, encoded by the coding sequence ATGAAAAAAATATTAGCATTATTGAGTTTATTAATTTTTATGGTGGCATGTTCCTCTTCTGATACACCAGTAAGAGAGACAAAAGGAATAAGCACATCTAGAAGAACAAGTAGCTCTTCAATAGGGAGTATGGGGAAATTTAAGGTAGATTCTGACACTTATGTATCACTTGGAAGAAATGAAAGAATACAATTTGTTGTAGTTCATTATACAGCAACAAATAATGAATATTCTATTAAAGAATTAATTTCAAACAGAGTAAGTGCACACTTTTTAGTTCTTGATGAAGATGATAATATGATCTATAATCTAGTTCCTTTAGATCAAAGAGCGTGGCATGCTGGAGCAAGTTCATTTAGAGGAAGAACTAATCTAAATGATACATCTATAGGTATTGAAATTGTTAGTGATGGTATAGCAAGAGATCGTAGAAATGATCCTAATCGTTATCCACCTTATGATGCTTATCTAGAATATAAGCCAATACAAATAGAAAAAGTTGCTCAAATAATAAAATATGTTGCAGCTAGATATAACATTCCAGCAAGAAATATTGTTGCTCATTCTGATATCGCTCCAAGTAGAAAGAAAGATCCAGGAGCAAAATTCCCTTGGAAAGAATTATACGAAAAGTATGATATAGGAGCTTGGTACAATGAAAGTGATAAGCAAGCATTTATGAATGAAGAAAAATTCAATGCTACATCTATCAGTGATATCAAAGAAGAATTAAGAAAATATGGATATGAAATAAACAGAACTAATGAATGGGACAGAGATAGTAGAGATGTTGTTTATGCATTCCAACTACATTTCAATCCAAAAAATGCAACAGGAAATATGGACTTAGAAACTTTTGCAATTTTAAAGGCATTGAATAAAAAATATCCTAACTAA